From a single Stomoxys calcitrans chromosome 4, idStoCalc2.1, whole genome shotgun sequence genomic region:
- the LOC106093309 gene encoding sin3 histone deacetylase corepressor complex component SDS3 translates to MSCPTFGMASDDERFADYNEDSRSNNNFEPNAYDSEEDTDDASETEFRNNGRTSSYTSTNHQTTNGTDSHNHELKEQMYQHKLASLNKQLEELKNLSHPEYTRRLKKLEYQYKERLKLNEIYRDYLKECVERDYILEKKAAQKEYDEKKIDLKDNILTDFEERRKLIENERYSLELTNDSMEIKPTVTRKLRRRPNDPVPVVEKRRKPTTGQLLVYLLEEKEIENDLKTIQRGKPLTPTLQQNGLSVSSYGSSNHQQQPAMVSDNGTPYAETRIEDGKLLYEKRWFHRGQQIYVEGKDLTKFPATITAIGNEVVWVKKVNDTSKVKINMSHLAKGKVTIKRRAN, encoded by the exons ATGTcctgtcccacatttggaatgGCAAGCGATGATGAACGATTTGCTGACTATAATGAGGATTCAAGATCGAATAACAACTTTGAGCCAAATGCATATGACAGTGAAGAGG ATACGGATGATGCCAGTGAAACAGAATTTCGTAATAATGGACGCACTTCTAGTTATACTAGTACAAACCATCAAACTACAAATGGAACCGATAGTCATAATCATGAACTTAAGGAGCA AATGTACCAACATAAACTTGCTAGTTTGAATAAACAATTGGAAGAACTTAAAAACTTATCTCATCCTGAGTACACAAGAAGATTAAAGAAATTGGAATACCAAtataaggaaaggctaaagctTAATGAAATCTATCGAGACTATTTAAAAGAATGCGTCGAAAGAGATTATATTTTGGAAAAGAAAGCGGCTCAAAAAGAATACGACGAGAAGAAG aTTGATCTTAAAGAcaacatattaaccgattttgaggaACGTCGTAAACTTATAGAGAATGAACGTTACAGCCTGGAATTAACTAATGATTCAATGGAG atAAAACCAACGGTCACACGCAAACTACGTAGAAGGCCCAATGATCCAGTGCCCGTTGTGGAAAAAAGACGTAAACCTACGACCGGACAATTATTAGTGTACTTGCTTGAAGAGAAAGAGAttgaaaatgatttaaaaacCATCCAAAGAGGGAAACCTCTGACACCAA CCTTGCAACAAAATGGTCTTTCGGTTAGCTCTTATGGTTCAAGTAATCATCAGCAACAGCCAGCAATGGTTTCGGACAATGGTACTCCATATGCCGAGACACGCATAGAAGATGGAAAGTTGTTGTATGAGAAGCGCTGGTTTCATCGGGGTCAACAGATATACGTGGAGGGCAAAGATCTGACTAAATTTCCAGCAACAATCACAGCTATTGGCAACGAAGTG GTGTGGGTAAAAAAAGTCAACGACACCAGTAAAGTTAAAATCAACATGTCTCATTTAGCTAAGGGTAAAGTGACTATAAAACGACGAGCCAACTGA